Proteins co-encoded in one Sulfurovum xiamenensis genomic window:
- a CDS encoding D-2-hydroxyacid dehydrogenase encodes MNIVLLDAKTLGSDLDITALESFGTLTVYQTTSKEETLERIQNADIIITNKVIISADMMQATPTLKLICIAATGMNNVDLDAAKAKGIEVKNVAGYSTKSVVQHTFAMALYLLEKMAYYDSVVKDGSWSASGLFTDVSQPFYEISGKKWGIIGFGTIGQEVAKVATAFGAEVSYHSTSGKNLQHAYQNQSLEELLKACDIISIHAPLNDATYNLINENNLSLIKEGAILLNLGRGGIVNERDLAFELDRRILYAGLDVLEKEPLTLDNSLNEVKHKERLLITPHMAWASIEARKKLLEGIVENIQRFMERI; translated from the coding sequence ATGAATATCGTATTACTAGACGCTAAAACATTAGGTAGTGACCTGGACATCACTGCCCTGGAATCTTTTGGAACACTGACCGTCTACCAAACCACTTCTAAAGAAGAGACACTTGAACGCATCCAGAATGCAGACATCATCATCACCAATAAAGTGATCATCTCTGCGGATATGATGCAAGCAACACCTACTCTGAAACTCATTTGCATCGCTGCTACAGGGATGAATAATGTAGACCTGGATGCTGCCAAAGCCAAAGGTATAGAGGTCAAAAATGTTGCAGGGTATTCAACCAAGAGTGTGGTACAACATACCTTTGCGATGGCACTCTATCTCCTTGAAAAAATGGCATATTATGACAGTGTGGTAAAAGATGGTTCATGGAGTGCATCAGGGCTTTTTACGGATGTCAGTCAGCCTTTTTATGAAATATCAGGAAAAAAATGGGGGATCATCGGTTTTGGAACCATAGGCCAAGAGGTTGCCAAGGTCGCAACAGCATTCGGAGCCGAAGTAAGCTACCACTCTACCAGCGGGAAAAACCTTCAACATGCTTACCAGAATCAGAGTTTAGAAGAACTGCTCAAAGCGTGTGACATTATCTCTATTCATGCGCCGCTCAATGATGCTACCTATAACCTCATCAATGAGAACAACCTCTCTTTGATCAAAGAAGGTGCTATTCTTTTAAATCTCGGACGGGGAGGCATCGTCAATGAAAGAGATCTGGCCTTTGAACTGGACAGACGCATACTCTATGCCGGTCTGGACGTGCTTGAAAAAGAACCCCTTACACTCGACAATAGCCTCAATGAAGTCAAACATAAAGAAAGGCTCCTGATCACGCCGCATATGGCTTGGGCAAGTATCGAAGCGAGAAAAAAGCTTCTTGAAGGTATTGTAGAGAATATTCAAAGATTTATGGAGCGCATATGA